The nucleotide window GTATCCGGCACCTTGGAAGAAGCAGAACTACGCCGCAGGCTCACCAACGCCGATTGCGCCGTGGTGATGAAGCTCGGCCGCACGTTTAACAAAGTGCGCTGCGCACTAGAACACGCAGGTATGCTCGATCGGGCTGTGCTGGTGACTCGGGTGGGCATGGACGGCCAAAGCGCCCAGCCGGTGCGAGAGGTCGACGCATCAACCGTGCCCTATTTCAGTGTCGTCATTGTTCCTTCCGTACTTGCGCAACAGGACAAGATTCGTGCGAGCGTGCCCAAACGCGACGTCATTGATAGTGCAGCTGAAACGACTGGAGAGGTTGTGGTGGTGGGCCTGGGACCAGGCGCGCAACGATGGACTACACCCGAAGTCCAACACGAGCTGGAACAAGCCACCGACCTTGTCGGTTACTCGACCTACATCAATCGCGTTCCGCAACGCCCCGGCCAGCGGCGTCATTTGTCCGATAATAAGGTCGAGGCAGAACGCGCAGCCTTCGCACTAGACATGGCTAAACGTGGCCGCAGGGTAGCCGTCGTGTCCTCCGGCGACCCGGGTGTGTTCGCTATGGCCGCAGCCGTGCTCGAGACCGCTGACGATGATCTGTGGCGCGAAGTACCCGTGCGCATCATTCCCGGTATGACAGCCGCACAAGCCGTAGCCAGCCGCGCGGGTGCGCCCCTCGGGCACGACTTCGGCATGATTTCTCTCTCTAACAGGCTCAAACCCTGGGAGCAGATTGAAAAACGCATCCGTGCCCTGGCCGGCGCCGACATGGCTTTTGCTGTGTACAACCCGGCGTCGAAGGAACGACGGGAACACATCGAACGCCTCAAAGAGATCGTCTCCGAATACCAGGGGCCCAACACCCCGGTCATCGTGGCGCGCGCAGTGGGCTCTGAACAGGAAAAAGTAACGATCACGACACTCAAAGCGTTTGACCCTACAGTTGTCGACATGCGGACGATGGTCATCATCGGTGCATCGACTACCCGCGCCTACGACGGCCCCCAGGGGCCTCGCGTGTACACATCACGCACGTACGGGTTGAGCTAACACCGCATAATCGGCACCCCTCATGCCG belongs to Corynebacterium argentoratense DSM 44202 and includes:
- the cobJ gene encoding precorrin-3B C(17)-methyltransferase, which encodes MTHSAHTPAGSAASRTAPFGSDDAAWDLPGTLIGVSVGPGDPELLTLKAVRAIEQADVVVYHSKKGRPSAAAIPAKDLLGAGRQRGQHHVHLEYPVTTGSTDHPGGYAGALAEFYVDAERTIEQFLAEGKTVAVLALGDALLYSSYQHIHRMFEARCNCEVIPGISSIAGATAVVAKPLTEDDETLVVVSGTLEEAELRRRLTNADCAVVMKLGRTFNKVRCALEHAGMLDRAVLVTRVGMDGQSAQPVREVDASTVPYFSVVIVPSVLAQQDKIRASVPKRDVIDSAAETTGEVVVVGLGPGAQRWTTPEVQHELEQATDLVGYSTYINRVPQRPGQRRHLSDNKVEAERAAFALDMAKRGRRVAVVSSGDPGVFAMAAAVLETADDDLWREVPVRIIPGMTAAQAVASRAGAPLGHDFGMISLSNRLKPWEQIEKRIRALAGADMAFAVYNPASKERREHIERLKEIVSEYQGPNTPVIVARAVGSEQEKVTITTLKAFDPTVVDMRTMVIIGASTTRAYDGPQGPRVYTSRTYGLS